agtaaaataatttgtattataattttttttaagtaattttttgtagCAGTTTGAATGTATagcttttatgaaatttttaattaaaatagttttatattttatatggttgtttgtgtgtataaaatagaagaaatttgtcatcaaatttttaattaaattacttcAGTGTTGGTGTATATTCAAAACTAGATTTCAGCTTTCAAAAAGTGTGAGCGTTTTTGAGATTTAAATTTGTCCGCATAAGATTTGAAATTTGCTTCTTGAGACTTAAATTTGTGAATGAGGTTCGTAATTTTCAgtcaaataatttgtattataaaataatttttaagtcattttttagAGTAGTttgaatttatagtttttaataattttttaattaaattatttttatattttatatgcttgtttgtgtgtataaaatagaagaaatttgtcatgatatttatttaaagaaaatatttgagtcccgaaaaaatttggtaaatatgaaatatttagtatatttttaattagattaggttggtgttgatactttgttagtgtgttaaaatttgtaacatcataattatttgaagtaagtattttgagtgtggaaatttattttaatataaaattatagtaattttttaattagataagattgatcttcatgatttgttggtgtgtgttaaaaatttatgagcATTCAACTTGAAcggtatttaaaattaatttttttcccattatatttatttgaagtacgtatgttgaagttattattgtgaaaatgaattatttataaataatactaaCTTTGTTTATGGTTTATTTGGGCTTTAAAATTACTACCTTGGAatcgtttatttttttaagtgtttaccataaaaaatatttaaagttaataatttttttatagaatacaATTTTGATGTCAAATTGTGTTAAAGAGACTTTTTGTGAttacattttactattttgaatttattataaataattaattaaaatattgtttttgtaggtacacgatgaattcggttataacagtgttgtatttcaatggaagggtatatgaagataatgatggtgtaatatttgaaggcagtaaaaaagcgattcagattaaacgtggaattagtttcaatgctttgaagaaaaaaattggagacaaggtaaagttacaaaataatgaaattatttctgctatcagttgtagatttttagtgtcagaaaaatatattgccttgcaaatttgtgatgacgaagacgttgaaacgatgctggaaagttttaaacgacaacaacaaatgtcagttctagaattgtacatagaaaaggatgtggctggtggttcaatgtttcattctgcaaattcgcttacatcatgtgaaaattatttatctaatgatgagacacaactgccaacaaatatgagcaatttacatcttgacgaagatgatgatgatgatgatgatgatgatcttgtgtctaactcatacgttgaagagtctttagacgaagatgacaATGTTGACGGTATATCTAATACAGACAATGAAGTCCCCGACATCATTCCACCAGTAAAaattgttcacccagcagaaggtacaatttcctcttaaaaaatacgtcaatacatttattatttgacgACAATTGTATTAAAGActaaataagtatgatttgaatttttttttttggactataaggtgtacaaggaattcaaaatccattttggaatgatgctttgcagtataataatatcaactgaagtcatcctgatgaggaggacatttgtggtttggagatgccatccagttttaatgttggccaataattatatgttggcatggaatttgatagtaaagatgcggtcaagaatgcagtcaaacaatatgttatgaaggtgcatcaaagtttcaaagtggTTGAAAGCAAATGGGACAAGTATGTcgtttgttgcttgaataaaaatgcagattgtccttgccctttctatatgagggcaattctatctaaaaaaattgattcatgaAAAGTCACTTAATGGagtggaccacacacatgtctcaatatgaccatgacccaagatcacgagaagcttgattcagatttaattgccacttgtgtagtaggtacgtattttatgttcatattatgttattgcttagtcttaattgtcatttaaattttgttattctattGACAGTCATGATCaaagaagatccatcaataaaaatttcattgattcaagagaggattaacagtGAATTTGCGTACAAGGTGTTGTACAAAAAAACTTGGTTGGCGAAACAGAAagccattgcaattgaatatagcgattgggatgagtcatatgcgaaactttcgtcgtgacaaacacacatgcaaaatcattctcctggatcatattttcaaatactacatgacgattttatcgttgggaatacggttagtcgcgaacaccgtccgtttcatagagttttttggacttttggccaatgtaaagaggctttcaagtactgtaagccaatcatacaagttgacgacaCCCATTTGTACGGCAAATATcgtgggaccctcttaatggccacatcacaagatggaaatggtggtatccttcctctagcattcgtaAGTGCAGCAAGCTTTGGGTAGAAGAATGATGGATAATCTTGATCCAATCAAGGATAACTATTTTCTGAAAAAAGCAAGAAAGAGACCGAGACTTTCTGATGTAGTTGTTTTCTCAAAATCACATATTTGACCCTATTTTCTTTGGTAACTCATTTTCTAATTACTACCTaacaaatattttgaaagaaaataactcTTAATATACGCGGGATAGGAGCAGGTAGATCCATATTAAAAAGCTGCAAAATTTGGCAAAGGATACATCCAGATCTTATGCGATCGAGTTCTCCATTGAAAATAATCAGTTTCCGTTCAGTGTTCAAGACCTCTTTATAAAGTTCTTCCACAACGAGTATTTCTGAAATACAAGGGAGCAGTAATCATGATACTTTCATTGTTTAAATCAACAAGAACAAAGGGTATTTAGATTTACCATTGGCATTAAAATATGGGTAGCTAACCAAGAAAAGTTCATCTCCGGTCTTCACCCTgtctaacatttttattttctcaacaaagccaaaatcttcaaaaaatgaaggatttgTCAAATAGTCCAACTTAAAAGAACATCCACTAAAAACTGATTGTCTGGCAAAGTCAACTTCGCTAGCCTCTGGAAAAAACTGATCAAAAGGTCATGCATCAATTTTAACTGGAAGTGATGAAGTTGAATTATGTCAATAAAAACATTTTGCATGGCCATCTTTAGAGAACAGGACTAACTTTTCTAGATAACAAACATATGAAGAAGGGGGAGACCGCATACATAAACAAGAAAGTTAGAGCTATTTGGAACAATCAAACTATGGAATTAAATCTTGGCATCTAGGTGTATCGATCATAATTGATGTATATATGCTGAGTTGGAATTATACAGCAAGAGACTTGTAACTAACATTAAACATAGTTAGATTGTAtgctaagaaaaagaaaactaaaacaacaaaaagttcCTAGTTATTTGAAAAATGCTAGGAGCACAAAACCCTTTTTTACATGTAGAGAAAGCTTTTCATCCAGAAACACATTCCAGGGGCACAAAGAAGAACAATTCTTTAAATCAAGAAGATTACTATTCTTGTTCGTGTGGCTTTCTCTGAACTAATGAAGCGGTCACAAAATTCACGAATCAATTGCATGCTCTCAGTCATTTCAATTCCACCTTCCCCATCACCTGTGATGTAATGAGTGAGATGAATCAATTTCCATTTAGATTGAAACAATGATAAAACAGGGctcaaaccaaaaaaatgaaactgaaaCATGTAGAACCTGGCACAGACCCGAGTCCAGCTGTGGGAAACTCAATCTcctgttttttttatcagcaaaagtattatatatatataaatgggagtaccagaggtactaatgTTACAGAATAGGTTTATAGGCATTCTACTGGATCCAGTAGGGATTTCGACCTTATAGGATCCAAGCTAGTTACCATATGTACCAATATACAATCCATCAACTAATGAGCTGTCCTATTTTCCAAAACCTACATTTAGATTACTAGACCATTGGTTGTAGTGCATTACAAAATCTGTCTCCCTTGCTCTAAGCCATGACCATACTAGGAACACTGCATCTTCCAACAACTTGCTTCCATTGAAAGAATAATTTGAAAAGATGATTCTGTTTCTGTGCTGCCAAATGGTCCAGGTTAAGATGGTTTCATTACAGGCTCTATAATAGATTAGCTCCTCACTTTAGTGTGTGCAACTTTAGTTCTGGATTCCTAATTCCTAATAAAACTACTATCATATGTTACTCACCATTAGCTGTCTGTTATCCTTTATAGCCAAATCTGCAGCTACTCTGGCCTGTTGGTTGATTCAATAACAAAGACACCAATCTTGGTGTTCAATTAGCATGTGTCTGAGTGTACATGATACACAACTATAAGTCCAaccattttttcttatattgttTAGGGTGGTTTAAATACCTTTTCCATTCTTGTAAATATACTACttgtttttttcacttttaatctttgtaattttctttcttttgtttataaTCCCAATAATGTTGaaactttctgtttttattctTCTGTTACAAAAAAATGCTTATGCGACTCCTTCGAAGTGTTGCCACATAGGAATGCCACGTTACAAATTGCTTACATAGCAACATTAGATGGAACCAAATAAATGTTTATCTAAAGGAGACTGatgaaatatttgaatatttccTGGATTATGACTACAAAAATTGCATATTTGTAGGTTCGAAACCTTTTTTATTGAGTAAAATTTACCTGCTCTGTCGATCAACACAgggagggcgagccctggtgcagcggtaaagttgtgccttggtgacttgttggtcatgggttcgaatccggaaacggcctctttgcatatgcaagggtaaggctgcgtacaacatccctcccccataccttcgcatagcgaagagcctctgggcaatggggtacgaagttttttgtCGATCAACACAGGATTGAcatataacaaattaacaaaaccaccACTACATCGGTCCATCAATATCAAAGTTGAATGTTGCAATGAACAAAAGATTGGTGCAAAGGGAGGACAATGAAACACTTACTTGTTCCAGAAGCTCAGAGTAATCAGCAGGGAAAGGTACATCAGTCTCAACAGAGGCATTACCATCTTTCGATACAGAACATGTTGCTGTTTTTCAGATTCTGGGTGCCACTGAAGAAGCAGTAGCTCCTCTAATTCTGATAACCCCATCATTTTTCAGGGAAAAAGTTTCCAACTTGGCACCCTACAGGTTCAGATTAGCATTCGGGTACAGTGGAAGGGAATTTTGGagcaaaattttaagaaaattaagccttttttatttcttctatttatgtaatttttctgGCAATTGGGTAAGAGTGTTCAAGAAGATTTTCAAATACTCTCGGATAAGCTTAGTAAAATGCAGGAGAAAATTTATTGGAAAATCACGATGGCTAGCTAAGTTTCAAAGCCAAGTACATTCTGTTGTAATGTcaaatggaaattaaaaagaCACAGAAGGAGGAGCTGTTGTGATGTCACGAGCTATTGAACCCTAagaattgatccacaagctTAGCCACACAGTTGGCAAGTGTATCAGCTGCTTCCTGTGTGGATGCCTCAGCATACACACGAACAACATCTTCAGTGCCAGATGGTCGCACAAAGCATCGACCTTGGGGGTCCTTAGCTGTAAATGCAGAAGAGGAAAGAGTATCAAGCTGCAATATTAGTAAACTGAAATTCTGCACTTTAATCTTTCACACTAAAAGGCTTTCATGGATGGATGAAACTGACAAATATCTCGCAGTCAGTGAAATTTTGCCAAGCCACTTGGACTTGATAACAGTAATAGTATAATCCCATAAACAAGACACCAACTTTTCAGAAATATAACATTCAATTTTGGTATTATTTAGGCCTCCTTGCCTCCCTCACTCTGCCCATTCTTGGTGGTTTCACAAATAAAAGCAAGCAAGCAATGataaaaccaaaaaacaatGTTGTCTTTGAACAAAACAATGCAATATATACACATTACAAAAACAAGCCTCCAACAAATCTTGCAAAATTGGTGTGGAGAAATGTCACTAGCCTCCCTCTCCCTTCGGCCTCCTTCAATCAGTGGGGAGAAGTGCAACTGGTCTCAATGTCAGAAGGAGTGGTGCCATACTATGTTactacatttttcttttcattaatctTAGACACTTGTTGAATCAATGTGAAAGTTGGTAAAACACATTGGTAATTCAAACAAACATGTCGCACAAATTGAAAAGAAGGAATTGAAAAAAGATACCAGTTTCTTCATTTATGGCTTCTTGTAGACCCGGAGGGCTCACAACCACAGTTTCTGCATTTGTTGTAACAACAGCCGTTCTGTCAGCAACTTTGACCTGACAGTTGAGAAAAGCCAAACCAAGCATTAATTTCTGAATTTCCAtgaattaattagtaaaaacaaataaattgacACTAGAATGATAATCACATATATTACATTGGCACATGCATGCTAAGGGAGggaagattaaaatatttaaattgaatagTAACTTCAATCCATATGCTAAGGGAGGGACCAcactatattttcttataaataagttTCAGACAGCAGTGCAAAAAATTCTAGTTacagaaaagataaaagataataatgatTGACCTTGAGCTGCTTGCTGGGTAAATCATGATAAAGTTCATTCCATTTATTTATTGACCATCCCATATGCTGTAATATGACTTCCACCAAGAGCAATCCACTCAAAGCATCTCCAACAGCTTGATTGATCAACTTACTAAGAGCCAATAATCTCAGAGCAGCTTTTTCCCCTTCTGAACCTAAAACTAACAATCACACATTTATGTTTAGTTGAATCTTGTAAGTGAAGTGAAAATAGTCAGAACCTCAGAACAAACCTTTGGATCCTAAAGAAATCTCATTAGTTCTAGCCTCCAACGACTCTATGAAAGATTCTGAAAATAAGACAGTTCCATGGCCATTTGCCTCAAAGTAGATACCAATATCAAATTCGGTGGCTTTTTCATGCAGATATTTCACTCCAGTTGGAGTAAAATTGACTTCAAGTCCCAACAGTTTAAGGTAATTAGTAGATGCCCCATTTGCATAAGCAGTCTGTATGACACCAACATGGGCTTGGTGGCAATTTTTCATGTCTTCTTTCTCATTAAGAAAGCTTAGTTGCTCCCTAATAAATAAGGCAAACAGGGATAGTATCTTGTCCCCATCAACAAGGTCAATCCTACCACTGCTTTTAGGTGGCACAATAAAATAAACCAGCCGATCAGCATCTCCATCCAAACTAACACACCTACAAACTAGAACTAGCTCCATTAGTAAAGACCATAATAAAGAACACCAATATAACAACACTAAAAGAATACATATACTAAAATGGTAGGGCTAACTTATCCAGCTTTCAGTAAGACCTCCTCCTACTTCCCCTAACCTGCACATATCACAGACACCCTCCCCCCTAccaattaaaaatggaaaaaaaaaattacttacaagCCAGAAGCCTAGTCCTTTTAAGtcgaatgtttttgtttattattttttttaagtgaaattatTTCAAGGATTATGTTAACAACTATCAATTCATGGTTACAAATTTGTAAGTTTCAATGAACAACAAGCCTTCCATTTCTACAATTGTGGTTGGAATTACTTGCGGTAAGGTAGCCATGCAGAATTGCAGACTGATTAAATTGTTAGAAAGAAAATCTAAACATATTTATTGGAATATTACTGGGATGCAGATATACACTTCATAATTTCATATTAGTATAGAAATGTCAAGCAGCATGCCTTGCCTGCATGAACTTCACTTCTAACACAAGATTATCAGCAGACTAACCTTATCCCAGTGTCTTTAGAACCAAAGTTGTTTGGAAGAACCTTCTCTTTTTGCACATAATCAGCACCAACTCCATCATTCAGTACACCTCCATCTTCACTGCTGTTCCGAACCTCAATAATCAAACCATTCAACAATTTCCCTAAATCTTTAAGTTTCACTCCACCAACCCCATTAGCTCCATCCACGACCACTTTGTCGTTCACCCCATCAAACTTACATTTTTCAGCTGGGATCAAATCCACTAAGCACCTGATCCAATCACACAATGACCCTAAAAGGATGTGCTCATTGATggtttaaaaatcaacaaaagaaaggaaCAACATGAAGCAATGTTCATCTACCACAAGAATATCAGGATTGGACTAACCTGAATGAGCTTGAAAGCTGTTCAAAGTAATCCTGCTCTGAAGCTTTCATACCCTTATTTCTAGCACGAACCATCCAATGCAATTGTGGAGTTGTCAAGATTCCCATATCCGTCGCAACAGCTCCAACAATTGAAGTGACGCCCttcattttcattcaattatatgtaattaaaatccactcaataaaataaaagatggtGGAATTTCCCAATCATATATGATtctcaaggttttaaattgagGTTGTAGTTTCATCGAGTTTATTGACATTGAGGGAATAGCAGACAAATGCAGCTCATGCAACCACAATTGCGGTCGCAAATACTCCAAATACCTTGACATTGCTGCTGAAATCATAGTAGCAGaccattttctaaaattatgatGACTCTTATACCCTCAAGGTTATAAAAAAGGGTCTGCAACAGTGATTTCAGCCACAACGTCACGATTTTTGGGGTGTTTGGTTGTCTTCAACCCAACTGTGACCAACTTGACCGCATTTGTCCACACAATGTCAAGGAGCGCCAAGAAACTGTGATtgtaatttaaaaccttgctcATGCCTGTTTAGCTGCTTGAAGCAAAGCATCTCCACTTGGTCTCGTGTCTCTCCCCAAAAGCACTTCGACTTGCCAGTCCCCATCCACCGAGATTCCTTCTTTCTCCACGAATTCATTTATCAACTGTACATAACCACATTCGCCAAACACGGTTTCAACAAAAAAGATAGTGTGGGAAGAAATTATTAGTGTTAAGCTAACTAACCAGGAGGAGGTGTTGGGGAGAAGGGGCGTTGGCGAGGGCGTCGGCGAAGGGTTCCCAATGCTGAGAGAGCATGCCGCCGCTTGCGTCAGCGATTTTGACTCCATTATCGGAGACTTTGTTGTGTGAGGCGGTGATCATGAGACCAATGACGGAGCGAGTCTTGAGCGATCTAAGGGCTGCAAGGATTCCCACTCTGTACACCGTCGATTGGAGAAGTGATGCATCGGCTCTGAAGCCCGCAGTGCCGTACGATAGCTTCACTCCTTTGGGGGGCCAAAAGTGAGAAGCTGAGCTGAGAAGCAAACACTGTTGTTCTTCGTTCATGGCGGAACACACACAGATTGCTTGTTTAGATCTTCACtccttttggtgtgttttgtgcaaatgttagtttgttagaaTGACTTGGGGGAATTCGAATTTGCAATCTCTTCCCCTCCCTTCTTTCTTTCCCAGCCGAGGGCTAACTTTAAATCTCCccgttttgttttgtttatcagCACCGCGATCTGGATTATCATGGAAGCACTCGATCGATGTGGGAGCGGGCGTGATCGACGCGGATTGCAGGGGTCCCGTAGGGGTGATACTGTTCAACCATTAAGACACTGATTTTGAAGTAAAAGTTGGTGACAGGGTTGCACAGATGATAATCCAGCAGATCGTGATGCCGGAGGTTGTTGAGGTTCAGGATTTGGATTCTACACTCAGAGCTGAAGGTGGCTTCGGATCCACTGGAGTTTAGGAATAGATATAGTTTTAACAAAAAAGGGAATAAACCCCAGCCGGAAACTAttataagttaataatttttattcgttgatttagttttaattcttattaattgttttttattagagaaaataaattatgcattctagtataaattatacaaaatttattaattttattaattaaataaaataatttaaataataatttatgtttgataaatttattattttttaaaataattatttaaaataattcaaaagatAACTTATAATAATTAGATAACGATACATACATTTTTAATCATGATAGTTTCTTTTGAGAATCACATCtcaagttaattaattattcattatatttttattgctaTACTGAgaggaattttttaaattttcaaggaCATGGTGTTGTGTTTCCTTTACACGTTCCCCATTTTCTATGAAAAAAGAGTAAACCAACAAGACCACAAAGGAACGTGCAAATCTAGACGAGACTCATCACATCGATTATGACATTGCAcactttaaaacaaatttatttatggaaagaagatatttttgaaaaacaaattgaaaaggAGAGTGAATAAGAAAAGGTGAGAAGTGGATATAGCAACttcattttaattagtttagattttttttaaaaaaaaaactttgtgaTACTTATTAGTTATTAAGTATACTAAATATACAGTAAAAACGTATACTAAATATTAAAActcataaaagtattttttataataattttttaaaaataaattaatgtccTAAAATTTAGAGATATAAATAAGTGATGTAAAGTATAAGATTATCTGGTGCTTAGTTTTAAcgataacaaataatatatagctAGAGAGCAAGGAAAAGCATCCAACTAATCCAGTTTCACCAATCCTGTTAGGCTGTTTTggtaaaattatgatattttcataAAGACTAAACATATTTATGTACTACAAATTTTCTTAATGATTTCCCTAATGTAATAACTTGATACGTCTTAACATGTCCATCTATATTAGTATATTAAAACCTTCGTCTGTCACATGATTTGTCTGATAAGAACTTCAAGACTTTAAGGCATCTTCAACATTATAAGTTTGATGGCGTATCCTACAAACAAGAGTCTTTGTAGtcttaaaaaaaccaaaaagatagAACTTATCAACTCTCTTACATCAAAGAGCATGATTCACATCAAATCACAGTGGACTAGACAAcattacaaagaaaataaataaatataagtataagtatgaaaaaatttacatgtcatacaaagtaaaaaataaataaaataatatctttgTCAAAACGGGAAAAACATTTAATGCATGaacattcatttaaaataagaggaaaaaaaaaagctttcacAAAGATTAGTTTTCAACATTGTATATATAAATCTCAAGAGTCAACAAGTCAGAGATTTTTTTAGAtgctaatttattttcaattatttgaaaaacattttctataaaactagtaaatattattaattagtagAAATCTTTATTATTGTCAATAATGGTAATCTCGGTTAGTGAGAGGAACCACCAATATAAATattcttgtttccttttttcattTCCCTCTTAACTTTGATGGGTGTACTCGAGAGTCGAATGACAAATACAAGAATAGGGGAAAAAAGTGTGTAAATACTGATCTTATGGCATTTCCACAATCATAAGGCAACTACAATGCTGCAACcaaaatacatttttgttttctgttttctctGTATGTACGTTCTTGATGGCTTGTTACATTTATGTTGAATGCTTTAATTTTCTCATAAGTAATGTCAATTACCCAGACAACTCCATTCCAAAGTGATGAACAACTATAAACTAATAAGATAGATAGAGAGTTAATAAGAAGAGGAAACATATGATTAGATACAGATACTTCTCTGAATTATAAATACAGCCTTTTGCaacaactaattaattaacGTTACGTAAGATGAGATAGAGCACACCATGGAACTGAAATGGAATGACATGAAACCAAAGCATCACATATCCATTAGGACTAGTATTCTCACTAACATTAAACCATATATAGAGACGTTAAACCACaccatatatgtatatatatatatatatatatatatatatatatatatatatatatatatatgataacacatatatatataatttctttcaCTCTCTGGTCTCTGGCCAGAACACATGGATAGATATCAAGATGCATAATCAGGCAGAGAAATTAAAACCACTTCAAATTTAGTAACACCTTAGCACCTTGGGAAGGGAGTTCCACAAGTGTTAGCAACTCTCCTTGCATTAGGAGAGTCAACAAACTTCTTGAGATTGGGGTTCTTGAGATATTGGCAAAGGCATGGTTTCTGTTCCTTGATCTTGGAGCAGCATAGGTTTGATGGAGGGGTTGAAGAGGTTATTGCACTCACACATGCACTCAGCTGCACTGGGCTGCAGGTCACTGCCTTTGACACTTGAACTTCAGCCACAAAAAGAAGCAccaccaaagtgaacaaagcaATGCGTGATGCCTTCATTTTCACCTTAGTTAGGATTTTGTGTTTTGAGTGAGAATGAGAGGAGAATATGTTAATTGCTTCTGTGATGGTGCATTTCGGATTTAGTTTAGTCCCTATTTATACTGTGAGCTTAgtggaaaacaaaaataaaaataagcatggGAAGGTGTGGGATCAAATTATAAGAGTGAGGGAATGTAGGTTTGCCCCTTATCCCACCACTTTAATTAAACTTTGGTCCACTATTAAATGGTAAAGATTACTAGTCCAGAGATTTAGCATCCAAATTACTGCTTAATGATTTCAGGTAACAGcaaatatttatgtaaaatgtTAACATTAAATTGGACTTTAGGATTGATTTTAAACATCTAAAAGAGATAggttttaattaagaaataaagcATTAAGcacttattatataaaaatataatagatgctttttttctaataaaacttATCATTTTAGAAATTTAACATAGCTGAATACTTTTAGATCGATGTAATTATCTATATATTgactttataatttctttttcttcctaagGACGAAGGTCAAGATCATATGACTAGTTTGTATTTTATATGGCTTGGTCACATAGCTCAGAG
This region of Glycine max cultivar Williams 82 chromosome 7, Glycine_max_v4.0, whole genome shotgun sequence genomic DNA includes:
- the LOC100802995 gene encoding uncharacterized protein; this encodes MEIEFPTAGLGSVPGDGEGGIEMTESMQLIREFCDRFISSEKATRTRIFFPEASEVDFARQSVFSGCSFKLDYLTNPSFFEDFGFVEKIKMLDRVKTGDELFLVSYPYFNANEILVVEELYKEVLNTERKLIIFNGELDRIRSGYYPSFFYPKLAALTNARGRIPPFPSCDVAIKRVPRYLPYKWVSSTCMIGLQYLKASLHWPKVQKTL
- the LOC100806886 gene encoding phosphoacetylglucosamine mutase; this translates as MNEEQQCLLLSSASHFWPPKGVKLSYGTAGFRADASLLQSTVYRVGILAALRSLKTRSVIGLMITASHNKVSDNGVKIADASGGMLSQHWEPFADALANAPSPQHLLLLINEFVEKEGISVDGDWQVEVLLGRDTRPSGDALLQAAKQGVTSIVGAVATDMGILTTPQLHWMVRARNKGMKASEQDYFEQLSSSFRCLVDLIPAEKCKFDGVNDKVVVDGANGVGGVKLKDLGKLLNGLIIEVRNSSEDGGVLNDGVGADYVQKEKVLPNNFGSKDTGIRCVSLDGDADRLVYFIVPPKSSGRIDLVDGDKILSLFALFIREQLSFLNEKEDMKNCHQAHVGVIQTAYANGASTNYLKLLGLEVNFTPTGVKYLHEKATEFDIGIYFEANGHGTVLFSESFIESLEARTNEISLGSKGSEGEKAALRLLALSKLINQAVGDALSGLLLVEVILQHMGWSINKWNELYHDLPSKQLKVKVADRTAVVTTNAETVVVSPPGLQEAINEETAKDPQGRCFVRPSGTEDVVRVYAEASTQEAADTLANCVAKLVDQFLGFNSS
- the LOC113002176 gene encoding non-specific lipid-transfer protein 2 produces the protein MKASRIALFTLVVLLFVAEVQVSKAVTCSPVQLSACVSAITSSTPPSNLCCSKIKEQKPCLCQYLKNPNLKKFVDSPNARRVANTCGTPFPRC